One region of Candidatus Saccharibacteria bacterium genomic DNA includes:
- the tig gene encoding trigger factor — MQTTKKQLTPTTVQLTISASADELEPAKAAVLAELSKEVKLAGFRKGHAPANMVEKVVDQQLLQNKVIDRLVNELYVTAVKEEKLRAVGQPEVSLTKFVPFTALELTAVIDVVGELKLPDYKKFKVSKKVDPVKDEEVEKVIDDLLARDATKKEVKRPAANGDEVTINFSGVDAKSKEPIEGATGEDYPLVVGSNTFIPGFEPELVGLKNGESKVFTVTFPKDYSSAALQNKKAEFTVTVKSVKELVLPKLDGTFAAKLGSFTSPAELRADIRKQIGVEKERQAQQQVENSVLEQLGQKTQVAIPDVLVEQEIDRMDEDEKRNLVYRGQTWEEHLKLEGKTAEEHRNSHREQALLRIKTGIALGDIAEKEGVLVSPEELQERLSALRKQYSDEQMQAELEKPESQRDILSRMLTEKTIAVLVDKAVA, encoded by the coding sequence ATGCAAACCACCAAGAAACAACTCACCCCTACTACCGTACAATTAACCATTTCGGCCAGCGCCGACGAGCTTGAACCGGCAAAAGCCGCCGTGCTCGCTGAGCTTTCTAAAGAAGTCAAGCTGGCTGGATTCCGAAAAGGCCACGCACCGGCCAACATGGTCGAGAAAGTTGTTGACCAGCAGTTGCTCCAAAACAAGGTTATTGACCGTCTTGTCAATGAGCTCTATGTTACCGCAGTTAAAGAAGAAAAACTGCGGGCTGTCGGACAGCCAGAGGTCAGCTTGACGAAATTTGTGCCCTTTACGGCGCTAGAATTGACCGCTGTAATTGACGTTGTTGGCGAGCTTAAACTACCTGACTACAAGAAATTTAAAGTTAGTAAAAAAGTCGACCCCGTCAAGGATGAAGAAGTCGAAAAAGTAATCGATGATTTGCTGGCACGGGACGCCACTAAAAAAGAAGTAAAACGCCCCGCGGCGAACGGTGATGAGGTAACTATCAACTTTAGCGGCGTCGATGCGAAATCCAAGGAGCCCATCGAGGGCGCAACTGGCGAAGACTACCCGCTTGTGGTGGGCAGTAACACGTTTATACCTGGGTTTGAACCAGAACTAGTTGGCCTGAAAAACGGTGAGAGCAAGGTATTTACGGTGACGTTTCCAAAAGATTATAGCAGCGCTGCTTTGCAGAATAAAAAAGCCGAGTTTACGGTTACTGTCAAAAGCGTCAAAGAGCTAGTGCTACCCAAGTTGGATGGGACCTTTGCGGCAAAGCTTGGTTCGTTCACATCCCCGGCCGAACTACGCGCTGATATTCGTAAGCAAATTGGGGTAGAAAAAGAACGGCAAGCCCAGCAACAGGTGGAAAATAGCGTGCTCGAACAGCTGGGCCAAAAAACACAGGTTGCCATACCTGATGTGCTTGTCGAGCAAGAAATTGACCGCATGGATGAGGATGAAAAACGAAACCTTGTGTACCGTGGCCAAACATGGGAAGAACACCTAAAGCTTGAGGGTAAAACCGCAGAGGAACATAGAAACAGCCACCGCGAGCAGGCGCTACTACGTATAAAAACAGGTATAGCGCTCGGTGATATTGCGGAAAAAGAAGGTGTGCTCGTATCGCCAGAAGAATTGCAGGAGCGACTATCTGCCTTGCGTAAGCAGTACAGCGACGAGCAAATGCAGGCTGAGCTAGAAAAACCCGAAAGCCAACGCGACATATTGAGTCGCATGCTCACCGAAAAAACCATCGCTGTACTGGTTGATAAGGCTGTCGCTTAG
- a CDS encoding histidine--tRNA ligase: protein MTLSVQPYKGARDFYPEEMRLQKYMFAKFREVSEAFGYEEYTAPILEPTDLFLAKGNQEIIDEQTYTFLDRSGRSVTIRTEMTPTVSRMVAGRRQEIAYPARWYSIPNVWRYERMQRGRLREFWQYNADIFGVDNVSAEHEIILLADRIMKSFGAKPDMYSFRINSRKLTTYLMRDYLGMSETQEQMLVRLVDRMHKMEQESFLSQVDAVLTPTQRESGVLEKFTQLMQAKKLNDLPAGAESLPSVLEMKQLSDLLDVSRLPNVKFDVTLMRGFEYYTDIVFEVFDEHPENNRSMFGGGRYDGLVGMFGVEPVPTVGMAMGDVTMQNFLEGHGLAPKLAPETDAYVILLGENMYEKAQVAIARFRENGLRVAVDTTNRKLEKQIKTAVKKGIDHVIFIGDAELAEERFKLKNLQTGTEEVHGTERIVAILRDNRREHAAANFVLSDSDDEFDV from the coding sequence ATGACATTATCGGTACAACCTTATAAGGGTGCGCGGGATTTTTACCCGGAAGAAATGCGACTGCAAAAATATATGTTTGCCAAGTTTCGTGAGGTAAGCGAAGCCTTTGGCTACGAAGAATACACGGCACCTATTCTTGAGCCAACGGATTTGTTTTTAGCCAAGGGCAACCAGGAAATAATCGACGAGCAAACTTACACATTTTTAGACCGTAGCGGCCGAAGCGTAACAATCCGGACAGAAATGACGCCGACAGTCAGCCGAATGGTGGCCGGGCGTCGTCAAGAAATTGCTTACCCCGCTCGTTGGTACAGTATACCCAATGTCTGGCGCTACGAAAGGATGCAACGTGGACGACTCAGGGAATTTTGGCAGTACAATGCCGATATTTTTGGCGTAGACAACGTATCGGCCGAGCATGAAATCATTCTGTTGGCAGACCGCATCATGAAAAGCTTTGGCGCAAAACCCGACATGTACAGCTTCCGGATTAACAGTCGTAAACTGACAACGTATCTTATGCGAGATTATCTAGGTATGAGTGAAACGCAGGAGCAAATGTTAGTGCGACTGGTAGATCGCATGCACAAAATGGAGCAGGAAAGCTTTTTGTCGCAAGTTGACGCGGTGTTGACGCCTACGCAGCGCGAAAGTGGAGTTTTAGAGAAATTCACGCAGCTTATGCAAGCAAAGAAGTTGAACGATTTGCCTGCTGGGGCAGAAAGCCTGCCATCGGTGCTAGAAATGAAACAACTGAGTGATTTGCTAGATGTATCGCGTCTGCCAAATGTGAAGTTTGATGTCACCCTCATGCGTGGGTTTGAATACTATACTGACATTGTCTTTGAGGTGTTTGACGAGCACCCTGAAAACAATCGAAGCATGTTTGGAGGAGGACGGTATGATGGGCTTGTCGGTATGTTTGGCGTAGAACCAGTGCCTACTGTTGGTATGGCCATGGGCGATGTTACCATGCAGAATTTTCTAGAGGGGCATGGGCTCGCACCTAAGCTTGCTCCAGAGACAGACGCCTACGTTATTTTACTGGGCGAAAATATGTACGAAAAGGCACAGGTTGCAATCGCTCGTTTTCGGGAAAATGGGTTGCGGGTTGCCGTAGATACGACAAACCGAAAGCTGGAAAAGCAAATCAAAACAGCGGTGAAAAAAGGTATCGACCACGTTATTTTTATTGGCGATGCGGAGTTGGCTGAAGAAAGATTTAAACTCAAAAATCTACAAACCGGCACAGAGGAAGTTCATGGGACGGAGAGGATTGTGGCAATCTTACGCGATAACCGCCGTGAACACGCTGCTGCAAATTTTGTGTTATCGGACAGTGACGACGAGTTCGATGTATGA
- a CDS encoding SPFH domain-containing protein, translated as MGWIIVAVVLILLAMGLFTVKQQTIAIVERFGRFKKASKAGLNIKIPLIDQIAGRVNLRVQQLDVQVETKTKDNVFVFVIVSVQYFVPAEKSVDAFYKLQNPQEQITAYVFDTVRARVPAVNLDQLFEMKDDIATAVKAELDTVMDDFGYAIVKALVTDINPDEKVKVSMNEINAAQRLREAAIQQAEADKIRVVKAAEGEAESKALQGQGIANQRKAIIEGLKESVENFSSAVDGVNSQDVMNLVMMTQYFDTIKELGMSGKNSTILIPHGPGGMTDMSEQIRNAMITADQVSKSHTKQ; from the coding sequence ATGGGTTGGATTATTGTAGCAGTCGTATTGATTTTGCTGGCGATGGGACTTTTTACAGTCAAACAGCAGACAATTGCTATCGTTGAACGGTTTGGTCGCTTCAAAAAGGCTTCAAAGGCTGGCCTTAATATTAAAATTCCGCTTATTGATCAAATTGCTGGCCGTGTCAACCTGCGCGTGCAGCAACTTGACGTTCAAGTTGAGACAAAAACCAAGGACAACGTATTTGTGTTTGTGATTGTCAGTGTGCAGTACTTTGTACCAGCCGAAAAATCAGTCGACGCTTTTTATAAGCTGCAAAACCCACAAGAGCAAATTACAGCCTATGTATTTGATACTGTTCGTGCCCGTGTGCCGGCCGTAAACCTCGACCAGTTATTTGAAATGAAGGACGATATAGCCACCGCAGTAAAAGCCGAACTTGACACTGTCATGGACGACTTTGGCTATGCCATTGTGAAGGCACTTGTTACTGACATCAATCCAGACGAAAAAGTCAAAGTCAGCATGAACGAAATAAATGCCGCTCAGCGTTTGCGAGAAGCTGCCATTCAGCAAGCCGAAGCTGACAAGATTCGCGTTGTTAAAGCGGCTGAAGGTGAAGCAGAGAGCAAAGCATTGCAAGGTCAGGGTATTGCCAATCAGCGTAAGGCTATCATAGAAGGTCTTAAAGAGTCGGTCGAAAACTTTAGCAGTGCCGTAGACGGCGTTAATAGCCAAGACGTAATGAACCTAGTGATGATGACGCAGTACTTCGACACCATTAAAGAGCTTGGCATGAGCGGCAAAAACAGCACCATCCTCATCCCTCACGGCCCTGGTGGCATGACAGACATGAGCGAGCAAATCCGCAACGCCATGATCACCGCCGACCAAGTCAGCAAAAGCCACACAAAACAGTAG
- a CDS encoding RsmD family RNA methyltransferase yields MRVVAGRLGGRIFDSPVGHRTHPMSEKARGAIFNALGDVVGLTVLDAYSGSGAIAVEAISRGAASVVAIDIDIDAVKIISANVKQLGVEDNVQVLRKNISGWSRNNQQRQFDIVIADPPYDDIRPNVLERLIQHVKPGGIYVLSWPGNENVREFAAAKVVAHKPLGDIQLVFYRRFS; encoded by the coding sequence ATGAGGGTAGTCGCTGGGCGACTGGGAGGGCGCATATTTGATAGTCCAGTCGGGCACCGGACGCATCCAATGAGTGAAAAAGCTCGTGGGGCAATTTTTAACGCACTAGGCGACGTAGTGGGACTCACGGTGCTTGACGCGTACTCTGGTAGCGGCGCAATTGCGGTGGAAGCAATCAGCCGTGGCGCTGCCAGCGTAGTTGCGATAGACATTGATATTGACGCAGTCAAAATTATTTCAGCGAATGTAAAGCAGCTCGGTGTAGAGGATAACGTACAAGTGCTAAGAAAAAACATTAGTGGTTGGTCGCGCAATAATCAACAGCGCCAGTTTGATATTGTGATTGCCGACCCGCCTTACGACGATATACGACCAAATGTGCTTGAGCGACTGATTCAGCATGTAAAACCGGGCGGCATTTATGTGCTTTCATGGCCAGGAAATGAAAATGTGAGAGAATTTGCGGCTGCAAAAGTAGTCGCGCACAAGCCGCTCGGCGATATTCAGCTAGTTTTTTACCGTCGTTTTAGTTAA
- the recG gene encoding ATP-dependent DNA helicase RecG has product MKLSDDVTFVKGVGEQVAKGLRQLGINTVFDLVDYLPHRYEDYSEVSSIRNLQPGAVTVKATLKQAGGRYVRRGMHVTEAIFSDETGSVRTVWFNQPYRAAALKAGQEYYVSGQYELSYQRFQIMNPSAELVKEFPLNTARIVPVYRQSKVIKTTQLRKLIGACVATLRTLPETLPQWLVSAHDLLSRSEAIEAMHYPKTAEQLAAARRRLGFEEIFELSLASLLNKQENRSEHALSIVFDEALAKHFAGTLPFKLTDDQRRAVWQIYQDMEHRYPMNRLVEGDVGSGKTVVAAMAALMAIHRGYQVAFMAPTELLARQHYTTLTSLFHATAQNKKIVLLVGGMTAAQKKLAKQQIVSGQAGLMVGTHALFQETVDMQRLGLIIVDEQHRFGVEQRKSLMAKAGHMPHVLSLTATPIPRSLALTLYGELDVSVLKEKPAGRRPISTKIVSQVNRNRLYESIRAEIDTGRQVFVVCPSIVSKDMSQESVGASAESVFAELGKNQLKGYRIGLLHGKLKPLEKDAVMQLFVRGELDVVVATTVVEVGVDVPNASVMVIESAERFGLAQLHQLRGRVGRGSYDSRCFLVLSADSSPTKRLRAIETSQDGFRLAELDLELRGPGAIYGALQHGALDLRIVKLTDTKLIAEARAAAQTCLKKQENLLQYPELFARVNRLRRVTNLN; this is encoded by the coding sequence ATGAAACTTAGTGATGACGTAACATTTGTAAAGGGCGTTGGCGAGCAGGTTGCCAAGGGACTCAGGCAGCTAGGCATCAACACGGTGTTTGATCTGGTTGATTATTTGCCTCATCGCTACGAAGATTATTCCGAGGTGTCGAGTATTCGAAACCTGCAGCCCGGTGCAGTCACGGTAAAAGCTACACTCAAGCAGGCGGGTGGGCGATATGTGCGTCGTGGAATGCATGTGACTGAGGCAATATTTTCAGACGAAACGGGTAGCGTACGCACAGTGTGGTTTAACCAGCCGTACCGGGCAGCAGCTTTGAAGGCAGGGCAGGAGTACTATGTCAGCGGACAATATGAGCTGAGCTACCAGCGGTTTCAGATTATGAATCCTAGTGCCGAACTTGTAAAAGAGTTTCCGCTTAACACGGCACGAATTGTCCCAGTTTATCGGCAGTCAAAAGTTATAAAAACAACCCAGCTTAGAAAGCTCATTGGGGCATGTGTTGCCACGCTGCGAACGCTACCAGAAACATTGCCACAGTGGTTAGTATCGGCACATGATCTGCTTTCTCGGTCCGAGGCAATTGAAGCCATGCATTATCCGAAGACAGCTGAACAGCTAGCGGCGGCACGTCGTCGACTTGGTTTTGAAGAAATATTTGAACTCAGCCTGGCTAGTTTGCTGAACAAACAGGAAAACCGCAGTGAACATGCCTTGTCGATTGTATTTGATGAAGCGCTCGCCAAGCACTTTGCTGGTACGTTGCCTTTTAAGTTAACCGATGACCAACGCCGCGCCGTCTGGCAAATTTATCAAGATATGGAACATCGCTATCCTATGAATCGGCTAGTGGAGGGCGATGTTGGCTCTGGCAAGACGGTTGTGGCAGCCATGGCAGCTCTTATGGCTATCCATCGGGGATACCAAGTCGCTTTTATGGCGCCAACAGAATTACTCGCTCGCCAGCACTACACAACACTGACTTCTTTGTTTCATGCTACCGCCCAAAATAAGAAGATAGTACTCCTAGTAGGTGGCATGACGGCTGCTCAAAAAAAACTTGCGAAACAGCAGATTGTGAGCGGGCAGGCAGGCCTTATGGTGGGTACGCACGCGCTGTTTCAGGAGACAGTCGATATGCAGCGGCTAGGCTTGATTATTGTCGATGAACAGCATCGTTTTGGAGTCGAACAGCGCAAAAGCCTCATGGCTAAGGCTGGACATATGCCCCATGTCCTAAGCCTGACGGCAACGCCGATACCGCGCAGTCTGGCGCTGACGCTATACGGTGAGCTCGACGTATCGGTACTAAAAGAGAAACCGGCTGGGCGCAGACCGATAAGCACAAAAATTGTATCCCAGGTAAACCGTAACAGATTGTATGAGAGCATCCGCGCTGAAATAGACACCGGAAGGCAAGTGTTTGTAGTGTGTCCAAGCATAGTGTCAAAAGACATGAGCCAAGAGTCAGTAGGAGCATCGGCAGAGAGTGTCTTCGCAGAGTTAGGCAAAAACCAATTGAAAGGATACCGAATTGGGCTGCTGCATGGTAAACTCAAGCCCTTAGAAAAAGATGCAGTTATGCAGCTGTTCGTTAGGGGCGAGCTGGATGTGGTCGTAGCAACTACAGTTGTAGAGGTTGGGGTGGATGTGCCGAACGCGAGCGTTATGGTTATAGAAAGTGCCGAACGGTTTGGCTTGGCGCAGTTGCACCAGTTACGTGGCCGCGTTGGTCGGGGTAGTTATGATTCACGGTGTTTTCTGGTCTTAAGCGCCGACAGCTCGCCGACTAAACGGCTGCGGGCTATCGAAACTAGCCAAGACGGTTTTCGCTTAGCCGAGCTCGACCTAGAGCTGCGTGGTCCGGGGGCAATTTACGGGGCATTGCAACACGGTGCGCTTGATCTTCGTATTGTTAAGCTAACCGACACTAAACTAATTGCCGAAGCACGGGCGGCAGCCCAAACATGCCTGAAGAAGCAAGAAAATTTGCTACAATACCCTGAGCTCTTCGCGCGGGTTAATCGGCTTCGCCGGGTGACTAATCTTAATTAA
- a CDS encoding glutamine amidotransferase — MTDESRRQDTPDNPLFSDSPGTFVGDFSYVGEATTPLFADKLPSDSSPSNFEDAGGLRKSSQDGARRLTVVHLYPQEMNIYGDTGNRLVLQKRAEWRGFDVQVELVGVGDIIPSEADIIIGGGGQDAGQGQIQDDLAQKAPILKKMAEEGVVMLMICGMYQLFGRAFTTNAGEVIKGIGVLPLETVGGDTRMIGNTTYDTPFGTVVGYENHSGITTLDDPALAFGTVTRGEGNNGQDKTEGCRLYNVFGTYSHGPVLVKNPVFADELLRLALSRRYDNVELPPLDDTLELSAHHTAETRPR; from the coding sequence ATGACGGACGAATCACGTAGACAAGACACACCCGATAACCCCCTCTTCTCAGACTCACCAGGAACGTTTGTAGGTGACTTTTCTTATGTCGGTGAAGCAACGACTCCGCTTTTTGCAGATAAACTGCCTTCCGACTCGTCCCCAAGCAATTTTGAAGACGCGGGGGGTTTGCGGAAGTCGAGTCAAGACGGCGCTCGCCGTTTGACTGTTGTCCATCTGTACCCCCAAGAAATGAATATTTACGGTGATACGGGAAACAGGCTGGTGCTGCAGAAGCGCGCTGAGTGGCGTGGTTTTGACGTCCAAGTAGAGCTTGTCGGTGTTGGCGATATCATCCCAAGTGAAGCAGATATTATAATCGGTGGCGGTGGGCAAGACGCCGGACAAGGGCAGATTCAAGATGATCTGGCTCAAAAGGCACCAATATTAAAAAAAATGGCCGAAGAAGGTGTTGTTATGCTTATGATATGTGGCATGTACCAGCTGTTTGGCCGCGCCTTTACGACAAACGCCGGCGAAGTAATCAAAGGCATCGGGGTGCTACCGCTAGAAACCGTTGGCGGTGACACGCGCATGATAGGCAATACCACGTACGATACGCCGTTTGGAACAGTGGTTGGGTATGAAAACCATAGTGGCATTACGACGCTTGACGACCCGGCGCTGGCTTTCGGCACTGTGACCCGGGGAGAAGGAAACAATGGCCAGGACAAAACTGAAGGTTGTCGCTTGTACAATGTGTTTGGCACCTACAGCCATGGTCCTGTACTCGTCAAAAACCCTGTTTTCGCTGACGAGCTTCTCCGCCTAGCACTTTCCCGCCGCTATGACAACGTAGAACTGCCGCCGTTAGACGACACGCTTGAACTTTCTGCCCACCATACGGCTGAGACGCGTCCCCGGTAA
- a CDS encoding DUF1727 domain-containing protein: MRFFSLLVGKLTFKGLHLFGRTGSALPGRVVEKISPGFLAKMLSQLPSGVIIVSGTNGKTTTTKLIVSLLEAQGIRVLSNPTGSNFVRGIISSVVDRATWKGKLNYDIAVFEQDEAHAVHFARVVKPRGVLILNIMRDQMDRFGEIDTTLKLLQSLASSATEFVVLNANDERVETIVPQETAKTIWFSHIRDLQANFLTDDQLYHGESSNYSVAKTPAVELNGYDEESVSLNIYGTPHRYKFHIQGGHNALNLAAAMCVLYQIVPRPDTAKNAKAILVAEPAFGRGEVISIPGGGELTLQLVKNPGGFTQALRMLELKSYKTIGIAINDDYPDGRDVSWLWDVDFTSVRQPVLCGGLRAADIANRLKYDEITVSNVIDDIETFAKQFAASVDIETGSAIIFCTYTAMLKIRSLYLGVHSGLDEGSHAS; this comes from the coding sequence ATGCGTTTTTTTAGTCTTTTAGTAGGAAAATTAACTTTTAAAGGGTTGCATCTGTTCGGCCGAACTGGTTCGGCCTTGCCGGGTCGAGTCGTTGAAAAAATTAGCCCAGGCTTTTTGGCAAAAATGCTTTCCCAGTTGCCTAGTGGAGTTATCATTGTTTCTGGGACAAACGGCAAAACAACAACCACAAAACTAATTGTCAGTCTTCTTGAAGCGCAGGGAATACGGGTTCTCAGTAATCCGACGGGAAGTAATTTTGTGCGAGGCATTATAAGCTCTGTGGTAGACAGGGCAACATGGAAAGGGAAGCTCAACTACGACATTGCCGTTTTCGAACAAGACGAAGCGCATGCGGTACATTTTGCTCGCGTTGTAAAACCTCGAGGTGTGCTCATCCTGAACATCATGCGGGATCAGATGGACCGGTTTGGTGAAATAGATACAACGCTCAAATTGCTTCAGTCGCTAGCCAGCTCGGCAACAGAATTTGTCGTTCTGAATGCAAATGACGAACGAGTTGAAACCATCGTGCCGCAGGAAACAGCCAAAACAATTTGGTTTTCACACATCCGCGATTTGCAAGCAAATTTTCTTACCGACGATCAGCTATACCACGGCGAAAGCTCCAATTATTCTGTGGCAAAAACACCGGCGGTTGAGTTGAACGGATACGACGAGGAATCGGTCTCACTGAACATATACGGAACGCCGCATCGCTACAAGTTTCATATACAGGGAGGACATAATGCGCTCAATCTCGCGGCAGCGATGTGCGTGCTGTATCAGATTGTGCCTCGACCCGACACAGCGAAAAACGCCAAAGCAATTTTGGTAGCGGAGCCGGCTTTTGGCAGGGGGGAAGTCATTAGTATCCCCGGCGGCGGCGAGTTAACACTGCAGCTTGTCAAAAATCCTGGCGGCTTTACGCAAGCGCTTCGTATGCTTGAGCTTAAGAGCTACAAAACAATCGGAATTGCGATAAACGACGATTACCCAGACGGACGTGATGTTTCTTGGCTTTGGGATGTTGATTTCACTAGTGTTCGGCAACCGGTGCTGTGCGGCGGATTGCGGGCGGCAGATATTGCCAACCGGCTCAAATACGACGAAATAACTGTGTCGAACGTGATTGACGATATTGAGACGTTCGCCAAGCAGTTTGCAGCCAGTGTCGACATTGAAACTGGCTCAGCAATCATATTTTGCACATATACGGCCATGCTTAAGATACGTAGCCTATATCTGGGTGTTCATTCGGGGCTGGACGAAGGGAGTCATGCATCATGA
- a CDS encoding tyrosine--tRNA ligase, producing the protein MTLSEELTWRGFVNQTTYKDANVLNGDPITFYWGVDPSADSMTVGNFALAMMVRHFIDHGHKAILLVGGATGMIGDPDGKKQERDLLSLDDIERNKQGISAQYRRIFVGHDFEIVDNYDWFKNYGYLDFLREVGKHVPVRHMLGREFVQERLGEDGNGISYAEFSYALIQGYDFLHLYREKGATLQVAGSDQWGNCIAGVDLIRRVAGGEAHIWTAPLIVNKSTGVKFGKSEGGAIWLDPAKTTPTAFYQFWINCDDLGAEDYLKIYTLLPREEIEAIMAKQRENPGVRYAQTRLAEEVTRLVHGDEALLVAQHVTACLVGDAFVGDADDTTLTALRAEIPSVQTTESGSLLDALVGSGLASSKGEARRLLQSNAISINGVKTSDENLNPGLFSSGRLLLRRGKAFKDSALVELA; encoded by the coding sequence ATGACACTCTCAGAGGAACTAACTTGGCGCGGTTTTGTTAACCAAACAACATACAAAGACGCCAACGTGCTAAACGGCGACCCAATCACATTTTACTGGGGTGTTGACCCCAGTGCAGACAGCATGACAGTTGGTAACTTTGCCCTCGCCATGATGGTACGGCATTTTATAGACCACGGGCACAAGGCTATTTTGCTCGTTGGAGGCGCGACTGGCATGATTGGTGACCCAGACGGAAAAAAACAAGAACGAGACTTACTTTCTCTTGACGACATTGAACGAAACAAGCAAGGAATTTCGGCGCAGTATCGTCGGATATTTGTTGGCCATGACTTTGAAATTGTTGATAATTACGACTGGTTTAAAAACTACGGCTACCTCGACTTTCTCCGTGAAGTCGGCAAGCACGTGCCGGTGCGCCATATGCTTGGCCGAGAGTTTGTTCAGGAGCGCTTAGGCGAAGATGGTAACGGCATTTCCTATGCCGAGTTCAGCTACGCACTGATACAGGGCTACGATTTCCTGCATCTATACCGCGAAAAGGGTGCCACGCTCCAAGTGGCAGGATCTGACCAATGGGGGAACTGTATTGCCGGCGTTGATCTCATCCGCCGTGTTGCCGGTGGTGAAGCGCACATTTGGACCGCGCCGCTCATTGTCAACAAGTCTACCGGTGTCAAATTTGGTAAAAGCGAAGGTGGCGCCATCTGGCTTGATCCTGCTAAAACAACGCCAACGGCGTTTTATCAGTTCTGGATCAACTGCGATGACCTCGGCGCAGAGGATTATCTTAAAATATACACACTACTTCCGCGCGAAGAAATCGAAGCAATCATGGCCAAACAGCGCGAAAATCCTGGTGTTCGCTACGCACAAACTCGCTTAGCAGAAGAAGTAACGCGGCTTGTCCATGGCGACGAAGCCCTTCTAGTTGCCCAGCACGTGACCGCCTGCCTGGTGGGAGACGCGTTTGTCGGCGATGCTGATGACACTACCTTAACAGCACTTCGGGCAGAGATTCCCTCTGTTCAAACAACCGAATCTGGTTCGTTGCTTGACGCGCTTGTTGGAAGTGGGCTTGCCAGCTCTAAAGGAGAAGCTCGCCGCCTACTGCAAAGTAACGCTATTTCCATAAATGGGGTGAAAACTTCAGATGAAAATTTGAATCCCGGGCTGTTTTCGTCTGGCCGTCTGCTACTGCGCCGTGGCAAAGCTTTTAAGGATTCTGCTCTCGTAGAGCTTGCATAG